From Danio rerio strain Tuebingen ecotype United States chromosome 7, GRCz12tu, whole genome shotgun sequence, the proteins below share one genomic window:
- the si:ch211-122f10.4 gene encoding cathepsin A-like precursor yields MFSLRVFCSFVFLSLHAVSGMYDPDEVLDLPGMSFKPSYRQWSGYLKASSGKFLHYWFVTSQRDPVKDPVVLWLNGGPGCSSLDGFLSENGPFHVRDNGATLYENEFSWNKIANVLYIESPAGVGYSYSDDQKYQTNDNEVADNNYLALQSFFAKFPNFTHNEFFIFGESYGGIYAPTLSLRVATGGQLKVNFKGFAVGNGISSFALNDQSLIYFGNYHGLFGEQLWKDLNDNCCENGVCNFYNNSKKSCADVVLHAFNIIYNSGLNVYALYLDCAGGVQSQRAMTHLFRNFRKHWETNQIVDSTPSVQGVPPCINSTAQLNWLNRGDVRKALHIPDVLPAWDICSDVVGNQYHTIYETMKDIYVKLLAVGLRALVYNGDTDMACNFLGDQWFVEQLGQKASTQYQPWIYDKQIAGFYQQFGNITFLTVKGAGHMVPQWAPGPSLQMLQRFLSNKPY; encoded by the exons TCTGGATATCTGAAGGCCAGTTCTGGAAAGTTTTTGCATTACTG GTTTGTGACGTCTCAGAGAGACCCAGTAAAGGATCCAGTGGTGTTGTGGCTGAACGGAGGGCCAGGCTGCAGCTCTTTGGATGGGTTTCTGTCAGAAAATGGCCCTTTTCAT GTCAGAGATAATGGAGCCACTCTTTACGAGAATGAGTTCAGCTGGAATAAAATTGCCAATGTTTTGTATATTGAGTCACCTGCTGGAGTGGGTTATTCCTACTCCGATGACCAAAAATATCAAACCAATGATAATGAG GTAGCAGATAACAATTACTTGGCTTTACAAAGCTTTTTTGCCAAGTTCCCAAATTTCACCCATAATGAGTTCTTCATTTTTGGTGAGAGTTATGGAGGCATCTATGCACCCACGCTCAGTCTGAGAGTGGCCACTGGAGGTCAGCTCAAAGTCAACTTTAAG GGCTTTGCTGTGGGAAATGGCATTAGTAGCTTTGCACTAAATGACCAGTCACTGATCTACTTTGGTAACTACCATGGCCTGTTTGGAGAACA GCTCTGGAAGGATCTAAATGACAACTGCTGTGAAAATGGAGTCTGCAACTTCTACAACAATTCCAAAAAGTCCTGCGCTGATGTG GTATTGCATGCCTTTAATATAATCTATAACTCTGGGCTGAATGTGTATGCGCTGTACCTTGACTGTGCTGGTGGAGTCCAATCTCAGAGAGCAATGACGCACCTTTTCAGAAACTTCAGGAAGCATTGGGAAACCAATCAG ATAGTAGACAGTACCCCAAGTGTTCAAGGAGTGCCTCCGTGCATCAACAGTACCGCTCAGCTGAACTGGCTTAACCGAGGAGATGTGAGGAAAGCGCTGCACATTCCTGATGTACTTCCGGCATGGGACATCTGCAG tgatgTTGTGGGAAACCAGTATCACACCATTTACGAAACCATGAAGgacatttatgtgaagctgctggCTGTCGGTCTGAGAGCTTTGGTCTATAATGGAGACACAGATATGGCTTGTAACTTTCTTGGAGATCAGTGGTTCGTGGAGCAGCTTGGACAGAAG GCAAGCACACAATACCAGCCCTGGATTTATGATAAGCAGATTGCTGGGTTCTACCAGCAGTTTGGGAACATCACTTTTCTCACAGTCAAG GGCGCAGGTCACATGGTTCCTCAATGGGCTCCGGGTCCATCTCTCCAGATGCTCCAGAGATTCCTGTCTAACAAGCCTTACTGA